In a genomic window of Salmo trutta chromosome 32, fSalTru1.1, whole genome shotgun sequence:
- the LOC115171280 gene encoding myocardin-related transcription factor B-like isoform X2, with amino-acid sequence MLDTNPSLHTDPTSFGPPPISNSMDKQRIRLELERRACQSLREVLQLKLQQRRTREELVSQGIMPPLKSPAAFHEQRRSLERARTEDYLKRKIRSRPERSELVRMHILEDHVPDGCWLANPLCAVCSETSAEPSLQAKQLQLKRARLADDLNDKISHRPGPMELIHKNILPVHSSIKQAIIETDFPKVAGEISSFDEDSSDTLSPEQPIGQESPLGHAPLPSPHDALACNSTPTQFLTQVPPPPPPLPPFYGPCQPVKLSNGTAVLRAAPALNKSQPKPTSERPPQRSKKPKDNKPKVRKLKYHQYIPPDQKADHEPPPQLDSTYAKILHQQQLFLQLQIINQQQQHYNYHTILPAPPKPLTDQPPPTNGPSPSPAVPAPSTSSSSQSAPSRQNVTHVGGATPGSLPPNLDDLKVAELKHELKLRSLPVSGTKNDLIERLRNYQAQQNSRGGGGSATTTTAGGATGSGAGAPKTNHPTQQQLLQQQQQLSQHQALSSVVHQSGDAGVVTLATFPFMTSAPQQIMHFGSTSSSPPISPAPSDRSLAGMSPDETSCNGDSFGEMVSSPLTQLSLHPSPQHLGTIKEELSGSAPTACQFSMAALQKRLQVAPPSVNKDQMLQEKDKQIEELTCMLRQKQRLVETLRVQLEQGNRGGRDAPPEPLGLVRVKEEPPDIPSIPSTFCPIARSPTPSQCHMEVTKMTIKQEVGDVEEAVKLSLEAPPQQVQLEQIQAQQRSQLEQLKLQQMQQINALQLAQQQALQQLLLQQNQQNLQKHRSQQRKKKSHKQQLKQQQQLLSQQQQQIQSKNQQLLHSKHQHQQILQAQQQLKSQQVSQMFLNQQSRSTTSFPLDLLKTHSTPTLVTDSNGNHFLIALTNHCAESQGSETPQGTPQGKATNRIILQRLQSTPTKLPSQSPLQLSSSDTQSKPKTQPGLVEQPTRKGQKAGLQVSTNHSPGVALSFSAPPNLQPFFPNDDSSPSEKDASPSPPAQTEDLSPGLDHEPLFSPPSPKQTPSPNPPDDKDNGSTKHMDDLFDILIQTGEISATFKPAPDPSLARLRPNTPSPSHSQAPSPLQLQLHFSPPTPPEPETPKPGPGEEEELQAPATVDQDVSNTGSGRLEDFLESTTGKPLLGVEPGGPLTLIDDLHSQMLSTPSILDHTSSPMDTYELSGYTANPPGLDFGDHALDSMDWLDITMGGASNEIAGLAPLGPLGPHTPPSVFSADFLDSSDLQLHWDSCL; translated from the exons cgctGAAAAGTCCAGCTGCCTTCCACGAACAGAGACGAAGTTTAGAGCGAGCGCGG aCTGAAGACTACCTAAAGAGGAAGATCCGAAGTCGGCCGGAGAGGTCGGAGCTGGTCAGGATGCACATTCTGGAGG ATCACGTGCCTGATGGTTGTTGGCTGGCTAACCCGCTGTGTGCTGTGTGTTCAGAGACGTCGGCGGAACCCTCCCTCCAGGCCAAACAACTGCAGCTGAAGAGGGCCCGTCTGGCTGACGACCTCAACGACAAGATCTCCCACCGGCCCGGCCCCATGGAGCTCATTCACAAGAACATCCTGCCTGTACACAGCAGCATCAAACAGGCCATCATAG AGACAGACTTCCCCAAGGTTGCTGGGGAGATATCCTCCTTTGATGAGGACAGTAGTGATACTCTCTCTCCTGAGCAGCCCATTGGTCAGGAGTCTCCGCTGGGCCACGCCCCTCTGCCCTCTCCCCACGACGCCCTAGCTTGCAACAGCACCCCCACACAGTTTCTCACTCAGGTTCCTCCGccaccccctcctcttcctcccttctaTGGGCCCTGCCAACCAGTGAAGTTGAGCAATGGGACAGCAGTTCTGAGAGCCGCCCCTGCACTGAACAAG TCCCAGCCAAAGCCCACCTCAGAGCGCCCCCCTCAGCGATCCAAGAAGCCCAAGGACAACAAGCCCAAGGTGAGGAAGCTGAAGTACCACCAGTACATCCCCCCGGACCAGAAGGCCGACCACGAGCCGCCCCCTCAGCTGGACTCCACCTACGCCAAGATCCTCCACCAGCAGCAGCTCTTCCTCCAGCTGCAGATCATCAACCAGCAGCAGCAACACTACAACTACCACACCATCCTTCCTGCACCGCccaa acCACTAACAGATCAACCACCTCCCACCAAtggcccctctccttctccggcCGTACCCGCCCCCTCGACATCCTCCTCCAGTCAAAGTGCACCAAGCCGGCAGAATGTCACACATGTGGGAGGGGCCACACCAGGTTCTTTGCCTCCTAACCTGGACGACCTGAAG GTGGCTGAACTGAAGCATGAGCTCAAACTGCGGAGCTTGCCTGTATCAGGCACCAAGAATGACCTCATCGAGCGGTTGAGGAACTACCAGGCTCAGCAGAACagtcgtggtggtggtggtagtgcaACAACTACAACAGcagggggtgccacagggtctGGGGCCGGAGCTCCCAAAACCAACCACCcaacacaacaacaactactacaacaacaacagcaacttTCCCaacaccaggccctgtcctctgTGGTCCACCAATCAGGAGATGCAGGTGTGGTAACCTTGGCAACCTTCCCGTTCATGACCTCTGCTCCACAGCAGATCATGCACTTTGGCAGCACTAGCTCCTCCCCGCCTATCTCTCCTGCCCCCTCGGACCGCTCGCTAGCTGGGATGAGCCCAGACGAGACGAGCTGTAATGGAGACTCATTTGGGGAGATG GTAAGCTCTCCCCTCACCCAGCTaagcctccatccctccccccagcACCTTGGCACTATCAAAGAGGAGTTGAGTGGCTCGGCCCCAACAGCCTGCCAGTTCTCCATGGCTGCTCTGCAGAAACGCCTGCAAGTAGCACCCCCGTCTGTGAACAAGGACCAGATGCTGCAGGAGAAGGACAAGCAGATCGAGGAGCTGACGTGTATGCTAAGGCAGAAACAGCGGCTGGTGGAGACCCTGCGCGTCCAGCTGGAACAGGGCAATAGAGGGGGCCGGGACGCCCCCCCAGAACCCCTGGGCCTTGTCAGGGTGAAGGAAGAGCCCCCAGACATCCCCAGCATCCCCTCCACATTTTGCCCCATTGCCCGCTCCCCGACCCCTTCCCAGTGCCACATGGAGGTCACCAAGATGACCATCAAGCAGGAGGTCGGGGATGTGGAAGAGGCTGTGAAGCTGTCCTTGGAAGCCCCACCTCAGCAGGTGCAGCTGGAGCAGATCCAGGCGCAGCAGCGGTCGCAGCTGGAGCAGCTGAAGCTGCAGCAGATGCAGCAGATCAACGCACTGCAGCTGGCACAACAGCAGGCCCTGCAGCAGCTGCTCCTACAGCAGAACCAGCAGAATCTGCAGAAACACCGCTCACAGCAGAGGAAGAAGAAGTCCCACAAGCAACAGCTCAAGCAGCAGCAACAGCTGCTGTCCCAACAACAACAGCAGATACAATCAAAGAACCAACAGCTGTTACATTCAAAGCATCAACATCAGCAGATATTGCAGGCACAACAACAGCTGAAGTCACAACAG GTGTCTCAGATGTTCCTCAATCAGCAGTCGCGCTCCACCACTTCCTTCCCCTTGGATCTCCTCAAGACACACTCCACACCTACCCTGGTGACAGACAGCAACGGCAACCATTTCCTCATCGCACTGACCAATCACTGTGCCGAGAGCCAAGGGAGTGAAACGCCACAAGGCACTCCACAGGGCAAAGCAACCAATCGCATCATACTGCAG AGACTGCAGTCAACTCCCACCAAGCTGCCCAGCCAATCCCCTCTTCAGTTGTCCAGCAGTGACACCCAATCAAAACCGAAAACTCAACCAGGCCTCGTGGAACAGCCAACCAGAAAG GGACAGAAGGCGGGGCTGCAGGTGTCAACCAATCACTCCCCAGGGGTCGCACTCTCCTTCTCTGCCCCACCCAATCTCCAGCCTTTCTTCCCCAATGATGACTCCTCCCCTTCTGAAAAAGacgcctccccctctcctccagctcaaACG GAGGATTTGAGTCCAGGTCTTGACCACGAACCCCTGTTCAGCCCTCCTTCTCCCAAACAGACGCCCTCCCCTAACCCACCGGATGACAAG GATAATGGATCCACCAAGCATATGGACGACCTCTTCGACATCCTGATTCAGACAGGAG aaATCTCAGCCACCTTCAAACCAGCGCCCGACCCTTCCCTGGCGCGATTGCGCCCCAACACCCCTTCCCCTTCCCACTCTCaggccccctcccctctccagctGCAACTCCACTTctcgccccccaccccccccGAACCCGAGACCCCCAAGCCGGGcccaggggaggaggaggagctgcagGCGCCAGCCACCGTTGACCAGGACGTAAGCAACACAGGAAGTGGACGTCTGGAGGACTTCCTGGAGAGCACCACGGGCAAACCCCTCCTGGGGGTAGAGCCTGGCGGGCCCCTGACCCTGATTGACGACCTTCACAGTCAAATGCTGAGCACACCCAGCATCCTGGACCACACATCCTCGCCCATGGACACCTATGAGCTGTCGGGCTACACGGCCAACCCCCCTGGCCTGGACTTCGGAGACCATGCCCTGGACAGCATGGATTGGCTGGATATCACCATGGGAGGGGCGAGCAACGAGATTGCAGGGCTCGCCCCACTGGGTCCCCTGGGCCCCCACACGCCCCCCAGCGTCTTCTCAGCAGACTTTCTGGACAGTTCAGACCTGCAGCTTCACTGGGACTCCTGCTTATAG
- the LOC115171280 gene encoding myocardin-related transcription factor A-like isoform X5, whose amino-acid sequence MPPLKSPAAFHEQRRSLERARTEDYLKRKIRSRPERSELVRMHILEDHVPDGCWLANPLCAVCSETSAEPSLQAKQLQLKRARLADDLNDKISHRPGPMELIHKNILPVHSSIKQAIIETDFPKVAGEISSFDEDSSDTLSPEQPIGQESPLGHAPLPSPHDALACNSTPTQFLTQVPPPPPPLPPFYGPCQPVKLSNGTAVLRAAPALNKSQPKPTSERPPQRSKKPKDNKPKVRKLKYHQYIPPDQKADHEPPPQLDSTYAKILHQQQLFLQLQIINQQQQHYNYHTILPAPPKPLTDQPPPTNGPSPSPAVPAPSTSSSSQSAPSRQNVTHVGGATPGSLPPNLDDLKVAELKHELKLRSLPVSGTKNDLIERLRNYQAQQNSRGGGGSATTTTAGGATGSGAGAPKTNHPTQQQLLQQQQQLSQHQALSSVVHQSGDAGVVTLATFPFMTSAPQQIMHFGSTSSSPPISPAPSDRSLAGMSPDETSCNGDSFGEMVSSPLTQLSLHPSPQHLGTIKEELSGSAPTACQFSMAALQKRLQVAPPSVNKDQMLQEKDKQIEELTCMLRQKQRLVETLRVQLEQGNRGGRDAPPEPLGLVRVKEEPPDIPSIPSTFCPIARSPTPSQCHMEVTKMTIKQEVGDVEEAVKLSLEAPPQQVQLEQIQAQQRSQLEQLKLQQMQQINALQLAQQQALQQLLLQQNQQNLQKHRSQQRKKKSHKQQLKQQQQLLSQQQQQIQSKNQQLLHSKHQHQQILQAQQQLKSQQVSQMFLNQQSRSTTSFPLDLLKTHSTPTLVTDSNGNHFLIALTNHCAESQGSETPQGTPQGKATNRIILQRLQSTPTKLPSQSPLQLSSSDTQSKPKTQPGLVEQPTRKGQKAGLQVSTNHSPGVALSFSAPPNLQPFFPNDDSSPSEKDASPSPPAQTEDLSPGLDHEPLFSPPSPKQTPSPNPPDDKDNGSTKHMDDLFDILIQTGEISATFKPAPDPSLARLRPNTPSPSHSQAPSPLQLQLHFSPPTPPEPETPKPGPGEEEELQAPATVDQDVSNTGSGRLEDFLESTTGKPLLGVEPGGPLTLIDDLHSQMLSTPSILDHTSSPMDTYELSGYTANPPGLDFGDHALDSMDWLDITMGGASNEIAGLAPLGPLGPHTPPSVFSADFLDSSDLQLHWDSCL is encoded by the exons cgctGAAAAGTCCAGCTGCCTTCCACGAACAGAGACGAAGTTTAGAGCGAGCGCGG aCTGAAGACTACCTAAAGAGGAAGATCCGAAGTCGGCCGGAGAGGTCGGAGCTGGTCAGGATGCACATTCTGGAGG ATCACGTGCCTGATGGTTGTTGGCTGGCTAACCCGCTGTGTGCTGTGTGTTCAGAGACGTCGGCGGAACCCTCCCTCCAGGCCAAACAACTGCAGCTGAAGAGGGCCCGTCTGGCTGACGACCTCAACGACAAGATCTCCCACCGGCCCGGCCCCATGGAGCTCATTCACAAGAACATCCTGCCTGTACACAGCAGCATCAAACAGGCCATCATAG AGACAGACTTCCCCAAGGTTGCTGGGGAGATATCCTCCTTTGATGAGGACAGTAGTGATACTCTCTCTCCTGAGCAGCCCATTGGTCAGGAGTCTCCGCTGGGCCACGCCCCTCTGCCCTCTCCCCACGACGCCCTAGCTTGCAACAGCACCCCCACACAGTTTCTCACTCAGGTTCCTCCGccaccccctcctcttcctcccttctaTGGGCCCTGCCAACCAGTGAAGTTGAGCAATGGGACAGCAGTTCTGAGAGCCGCCCCTGCACTGAACAAG TCCCAGCCAAAGCCCACCTCAGAGCGCCCCCCTCAGCGATCCAAGAAGCCCAAGGACAACAAGCCCAAGGTGAGGAAGCTGAAGTACCACCAGTACATCCCCCCGGACCAGAAGGCCGACCACGAGCCGCCCCCTCAGCTGGACTCCACCTACGCCAAGATCCTCCACCAGCAGCAGCTCTTCCTCCAGCTGCAGATCATCAACCAGCAGCAGCAACACTACAACTACCACACCATCCTTCCTGCACCGCccaa acCACTAACAGATCAACCACCTCCCACCAAtggcccctctccttctccggcCGTACCCGCCCCCTCGACATCCTCCTCCAGTCAAAGTGCACCAAGCCGGCAGAATGTCACACATGTGGGAGGGGCCACACCAGGTTCTTTGCCTCCTAACCTGGACGACCTGAAG GTGGCTGAACTGAAGCATGAGCTCAAACTGCGGAGCTTGCCTGTATCAGGCACCAAGAATGACCTCATCGAGCGGTTGAGGAACTACCAGGCTCAGCAGAACagtcgtggtggtggtggtagtgcaACAACTACAACAGcagggggtgccacagggtctGGGGCCGGAGCTCCCAAAACCAACCACCcaacacaacaacaactactacaacaacaacagcaacttTCCCaacaccaggccctgtcctctgTGGTCCACCAATCAGGAGATGCAGGTGTGGTAACCTTGGCAACCTTCCCGTTCATGACCTCTGCTCCACAGCAGATCATGCACTTTGGCAGCACTAGCTCCTCCCCGCCTATCTCTCCTGCCCCCTCGGACCGCTCGCTAGCTGGGATGAGCCCAGACGAGACGAGCTGTAATGGAGACTCATTTGGGGAGATG GTAAGCTCTCCCCTCACCCAGCTaagcctccatccctccccccagcACCTTGGCACTATCAAAGAGGAGTTGAGTGGCTCGGCCCCAACAGCCTGCCAGTTCTCCATGGCTGCTCTGCAGAAACGCCTGCAAGTAGCACCCCCGTCTGTGAACAAGGACCAGATGCTGCAGGAGAAGGACAAGCAGATCGAGGAGCTGACGTGTATGCTAAGGCAGAAACAGCGGCTGGTGGAGACCCTGCGCGTCCAGCTGGAACAGGGCAATAGAGGGGGCCGGGACGCCCCCCCAGAACCCCTGGGCCTTGTCAGGGTGAAGGAAGAGCCCCCAGACATCCCCAGCATCCCCTCCACATTTTGCCCCATTGCCCGCTCCCCGACCCCTTCCCAGTGCCACATGGAGGTCACCAAGATGACCATCAAGCAGGAGGTCGGGGATGTGGAAGAGGCTGTGAAGCTGTCCTTGGAAGCCCCACCTCAGCAGGTGCAGCTGGAGCAGATCCAGGCGCAGCAGCGGTCGCAGCTGGAGCAGCTGAAGCTGCAGCAGATGCAGCAGATCAACGCACTGCAGCTGGCACAACAGCAGGCCCTGCAGCAGCTGCTCCTACAGCAGAACCAGCAGAATCTGCAGAAACACCGCTCACAGCAGAGGAAGAAGAAGTCCCACAAGCAACAGCTCAAGCAGCAGCAACAGCTGCTGTCCCAACAACAACAGCAGATACAATCAAAGAACCAACAGCTGTTACATTCAAAGCATCAACATCAGCAGATATTGCAGGCACAACAACAGCTGAAGTCACAACAG GTGTCTCAGATGTTCCTCAATCAGCAGTCGCGCTCCACCACTTCCTTCCCCTTGGATCTCCTCAAGACACACTCCACACCTACCCTGGTGACAGACAGCAACGGCAACCATTTCCTCATCGCACTGACCAATCACTGTGCCGAGAGCCAAGGGAGTGAAACGCCACAAGGCACTCCACAGGGCAAAGCAACCAATCGCATCATACTGCAG AGACTGCAGTCAACTCCCACCAAGCTGCCCAGCCAATCCCCTCTTCAGTTGTCCAGCAGTGACACCCAATCAAAACCGAAAACTCAACCAGGCCTCGTGGAACAGCCAACCAGAAAG GGACAGAAGGCGGGGCTGCAGGTGTCAACCAATCACTCCCCAGGGGTCGCACTCTCCTTCTCTGCCCCACCCAATCTCCAGCCTTTCTTCCCCAATGATGACTCCTCCCCTTCTGAAAAAGacgcctccccctctcctccagctcaaACG GAGGATTTGAGTCCAGGTCTTGACCACGAACCCCTGTTCAGCCCTCCTTCTCCCAAACAGACGCCCTCCCCTAACCCACCGGATGACAAG GATAATGGATCCACCAAGCATATGGACGACCTCTTCGACATCCTGATTCAGACAGGAG aaATCTCAGCCACCTTCAAACCAGCGCCCGACCCTTCCCTGGCGCGATTGCGCCCCAACACCCCTTCCCCTTCCCACTCTCaggccccctcccctctccagctGCAACTCCACTTctcgccccccaccccccccGAACCCGAGACCCCCAAGCCGGGcccaggggaggaggaggagctgcagGCGCCAGCCACCGTTGACCAGGACGTAAGCAACACAGGAAGTGGACGTCTGGAGGACTTCCTGGAGAGCACCACGGGCAAACCCCTCCTGGGGGTAGAGCCTGGCGGGCCCCTGACCCTGATTGACGACCTTCACAGTCAAATGCTGAGCACACCCAGCATCCTGGACCACACATCCTCGCCCATGGACACCTATGAGCTGTCGGGCTACACGGCCAACCCCCCTGGCCTGGACTTCGGAGACCATGCCCTGGACAGCATGGATTGGCTGGATATCACCATGGGAGGGGCGAGCAACGAGATTGCAGGGCTCGCCCCACTGGGTCCCCTGGGCCCCCACACGCCCCCCAGCGTCTTCTCAGCAGACTTTCTGGACAGTTCAGACCTGCAGCTTCACTGGGACTCCTGCTTATAG
- the LOC115171280 gene encoding myocardin-related transcription factor B-like isoform X4, which translates to MLDTNPSLHTDPTSFGPPPISNSMDKQRIRLELERRACQSLREVLQLKLQQRRTREELVSQGIMPPLKSPAAFHEQRRSLERARTEDYLKRKIRSRPERSELVRMHILEETSAEPSLQAKQLQLKRARLADDLNDKISHRPGPMELIHKNILPVHSSIKQAIIETDFPKVAGEISSFDEDSSDTLSPEQPIGQESPLGHAPLPSPHDALACNSTPTQFLTQVPPPPPPLPPFYGPCQPVKLSNGTAVLRAAPALNKSQPKPTSERPPQRSKKPKDNKPKVRKLKYHQYIPPDQKADHEPPPQLDSTYAKILHQQQLFLQLQIINQQQQHYNYHTILPAPPKPLTDQPPPTNGPSPSPAVPAPSTSSSSQSAPSRQNVTHVGGATPGSLPPNLDDLKVAELKHELKLRSLPVSGTKNDLIERLRNYQAQQNSRGGGGSATTTTAGGATGSGAGAPKTNHPTQQQLLQQQQQLSQHQALSSVVHQSGDAGVVTLATFPFMTSAPQQIMHFGSTSSSPPISPAPSDRSLAGMSPDETSCNGDSFGEMVSSPLTQLSLHPSPQHLGTIKEELSGSAPTACQFSMAALQKRLQVAPPSVNKDQMLQEKDKQIEELTCMLRQKQRLVETLRVQLEQGNRGGRDAPPEPLGLVRVKEEPPDIPSIPSTFCPIARSPTPSQCHMEVTKMTIKQEVGDVEEAVKLSLEAPPQQVQLEQIQAQQRSQLEQLKLQQMQQINALQLAQQQALQQLLLQQNQQNLQKHRSQQRKKKSHKQQLKQQQQLLSQQQQQIQSKNQQLLHSKHQHQQILQAQQQLKSQQVSQMFLNQQSRSTTSFPLDLLKTHSTPTLVTDSNGNHFLIALTNHCAESQGSETPQGTPQGKATNRIILQRLQSTPTKLPSQSPLQLSSSDTQSKPKTQPGLVEQPTRKGQKAGLQVSTNHSPGVALSFSAPPNLQPFFPNDDSSPSEKDASPSPPAQTEDLSPGLDHEPLFSPPSPKQTPSPNPPDDKDNGSTKHMDDLFDILIQTGEISATFKPAPDPSLARLRPNTPSPSHSQAPSPLQLQLHFSPPTPPEPETPKPGPGEEEELQAPATVDQDVSNTGSGRLEDFLESTTGKPLLGVEPGGPLTLIDDLHSQMLSTPSILDHTSSPMDTYELSGYTANPPGLDFGDHALDSMDWLDITMGGASNEIAGLAPLGPLGPHTPPSVFSADFLDSSDLQLHWDSCL; encoded by the exons cgctGAAAAGTCCAGCTGCCTTCCACGAACAGAGACGAAGTTTAGAGCGAGCGCGG aCTGAAGACTACCTAAAGAGGAAGATCCGAAGTCGGCCGGAGAGGTCGGAGCTGGTCAGGATGCACATTCTGGAGG AGACGTCGGCGGAACCCTCCCTCCAGGCCAAACAACTGCAGCTGAAGAGGGCCCGTCTGGCTGACGACCTCAACGACAAGATCTCCCACCGGCCCGGCCCCATGGAGCTCATTCACAAGAACATCCTGCCTGTACACAGCAGCATCAAACAGGCCATCATAG AGACAGACTTCCCCAAGGTTGCTGGGGAGATATCCTCCTTTGATGAGGACAGTAGTGATACTCTCTCTCCTGAGCAGCCCATTGGTCAGGAGTCTCCGCTGGGCCACGCCCCTCTGCCCTCTCCCCACGACGCCCTAGCTTGCAACAGCACCCCCACACAGTTTCTCACTCAGGTTCCTCCGccaccccctcctcttcctcccttctaTGGGCCCTGCCAACCAGTGAAGTTGAGCAATGGGACAGCAGTTCTGAGAGCCGCCCCTGCACTGAACAAG TCCCAGCCAAAGCCCACCTCAGAGCGCCCCCCTCAGCGATCCAAGAAGCCCAAGGACAACAAGCCCAAGGTGAGGAAGCTGAAGTACCACCAGTACATCCCCCCGGACCAGAAGGCCGACCACGAGCCGCCCCCTCAGCTGGACTCCACCTACGCCAAGATCCTCCACCAGCAGCAGCTCTTCCTCCAGCTGCAGATCATCAACCAGCAGCAGCAACACTACAACTACCACACCATCCTTCCTGCACCGCccaa acCACTAACAGATCAACCACCTCCCACCAAtggcccctctccttctccggcCGTACCCGCCCCCTCGACATCCTCCTCCAGTCAAAGTGCACCAAGCCGGCAGAATGTCACACATGTGGGAGGGGCCACACCAGGTTCTTTGCCTCCTAACCTGGACGACCTGAAG GTGGCTGAACTGAAGCATGAGCTCAAACTGCGGAGCTTGCCTGTATCAGGCACCAAGAATGACCTCATCGAGCGGTTGAGGAACTACCAGGCTCAGCAGAACagtcgtggtggtggtggtagtgcaACAACTACAACAGcagggggtgccacagggtctGGGGCCGGAGCTCCCAAAACCAACCACCcaacacaacaacaactactacaacaacaacagcaacttTCCCaacaccaggccctgtcctctgTGGTCCACCAATCAGGAGATGCAGGTGTGGTAACCTTGGCAACCTTCCCGTTCATGACCTCTGCTCCACAGCAGATCATGCACTTTGGCAGCACTAGCTCCTCCCCGCCTATCTCTCCTGCCCCCTCGGACCGCTCGCTAGCTGGGATGAGCCCAGACGAGACGAGCTGTAATGGAGACTCATTTGGGGAGATG GTAAGCTCTCCCCTCACCCAGCTaagcctccatccctccccccagcACCTTGGCACTATCAAAGAGGAGTTGAGTGGCTCGGCCCCAACAGCCTGCCAGTTCTCCATGGCTGCTCTGCAGAAACGCCTGCAAGTAGCACCCCCGTCTGTGAACAAGGACCAGATGCTGCAGGAGAAGGACAAGCAGATCGAGGAGCTGACGTGTATGCTAAGGCAGAAACAGCGGCTGGTGGAGACCCTGCGCGTCCAGCTGGAACAGGGCAATAGAGGGGGCCGGGACGCCCCCCCAGAACCCCTGGGCCTTGTCAGGGTGAAGGAAGAGCCCCCAGACATCCCCAGCATCCCCTCCACATTTTGCCCCATTGCCCGCTCCCCGACCCCTTCCCAGTGCCACATGGAGGTCACCAAGATGACCATCAAGCAGGAGGTCGGGGATGTGGAAGAGGCTGTGAAGCTGTCCTTGGAAGCCCCACCTCAGCAGGTGCAGCTGGAGCAGATCCAGGCGCAGCAGCGGTCGCAGCTGGAGCAGCTGAAGCTGCAGCAGATGCAGCAGATCAACGCACTGCAGCTGGCACAACAGCAGGCCCTGCAGCAGCTGCTCCTACAGCAGAACCAGCAGAATCTGCAGAAACACCGCTCACAGCAGAGGAAGAAGAAGTCCCACAAGCAACAGCTCAAGCAGCAGCAACAGCTGCTGTCCCAACAACAACAGCAGATACAATCAAAGAACCAACAGCTGTTACATTCAAAGCATCAACATCAGCAGATATTGCAGGCACAACAACAGCTGAAGTCACAACAG GTGTCTCAGATGTTCCTCAATCAGCAGTCGCGCTCCACCACTTCCTTCCCCTTGGATCTCCTCAAGACACACTCCACACCTACCCTGGTGACAGACAGCAACGGCAACCATTTCCTCATCGCACTGACCAATCACTGTGCCGAGAGCCAAGGGAGTGAAACGCCACAAGGCACTCCACAGGGCAAAGCAACCAATCGCATCATACTGCAG AGACTGCAGTCAACTCCCACCAAGCTGCCCAGCCAATCCCCTCTTCAGTTGTCCAGCAGTGACACCCAATCAAAACCGAAAACTCAACCAGGCCTCGTGGAACAGCCAACCAGAAAG GGACAGAAGGCGGGGCTGCAGGTGTCAACCAATCACTCCCCAGGGGTCGCACTCTCCTTCTCTGCCCCACCCAATCTCCAGCCTTTCTTCCCCAATGATGACTCCTCCCCTTCTGAAAAAGacgcctccccctctcctccagctcaaACG GAGGATTTGAGTCCAGGTCTTGACCACGAACCCCTGTTCAGCCCTCCTTCTCCCAAACAGACGCCCTCCCCTAACCCACCGGATGACAAG GATAATGGATCCACCAAGCATATGGACGACCTCTTCGACATCCTGATTCAGACAGGAG aaATCTCAGCCACCTTCAAACCAGCGCCCGACCCTTCCCTGGCGCGATTGCGCCCCAACACCCCTTCCCCTTCCCACTCTCaggccccctcccctctccagctGCAACTCCACTTctcgccccccaccccccccGAACCCGAGACCCCCAAGCCGGGcccaggggaggaggaggagctgcagGCGCCAGCCACCGTTGACCAGGACGTAAGCAACACAGGAAGTGGACGTCTGGAGGACTTCCTGGAGAGCACCACGGGCAAACCCCTCCTGGGGGTAGAGCCTGGCGGGCCCCTGACCCTGATTGACGACCTTCACAGTCAAATGCTGAGCACACCCAGCATCCTGGACCACACATCCTCGCCCATGGACACCTATGAGCTGTCGGGCTACACGGCCAACCCCCCTGGCCTGGACTTCGGAGACCATGCCCTGGACAGCATGGATTGGCTGGATATCACCATGGGAGGGGCGAGCAACGAGATTGCAGGGCTCGCCCCACTGGGTCCCCTGGGCCCCCACACGCCCCCCAGCGTCTTCTCAGCAGACTTTCTGGACAGTTCAGACCTGCAGCTTCACTGGGACTCCTGCTTATAG